The following are from one region of the Planctomycetota bacterium genome:
- the ileS gene encoding isoleucine--tRNA ligase, giving the protein MTQPTPPPSTPSAPPADAPPKGDKKKYPVNLPQTSFPMKANLVQNEPSSVKRWQATRVYERLREARKGAERWTFHDGPPYANGSIHLGHLMNKSLKDFVVRSKSMRGFDVPYVPGWDCHGLPIEHKVVVDLVESGKYEKLKTLDGWTRANAIRRECQKHAEKYIKLQSGQLQRLLTLGDYADPYLTMSREYEAATLEVLASLCERGIVYRALKPVHWSIANETALADAELEYQDREDLSVYVDFEAADREAVYDAFGVMQNADEDDAEPGEEVDAGGADAERAEEDGASAAPRPGTRLHVTPSFMIWTTTPWTLPANLAIAVNPKIEYALVWVDGNVTVMASEAVARVTQAAKAEEVVVLATATGEKLKGLRYRHPFMAHGRDGHAPLAASHAESVFTLVDADYVTLEDGTGLVHTAPGHGTEDYQTGQRVGLPIYCPVQGNGTYDASVPDWLRGLDIWKANELITKRLRDSGHLFYSHRFTHSYPHDWRSKTPVIFRCTEQWFVSVERSFGVDGDEPGGLRDRSLRVTAPDAPDSARVRFVPEWGRNRMRGMLDSRPDWCISRQRSWGIPIPAFELPDGTVFMTAASCRAVAKVIADKGADAWFTLTPEQLLAGYDASGDAEAPEAVRRTPALLAQAKKGGDILDVWFESGSSWNAVLRARNLGFPAELYLEGSDQHRGWFQASLLASLGMTGGPPFKALLTHGFMVDRDGKKLSKSRPDAHRYEVDSVCQEFGIDVMRWWVSSLTYENDVKVDVELFGLAGEAYRKVRNTLRFMLSNLHDLDANLATGPALPDVPPTSIDAWLLGEYNRVARAVLEGYDRYDFQTAHKALYDFCNDTLSATYLAAVKDRLYCDRPDSPRRRRTQVVLWRVTDALCRLLAPVLCHTADEAWRALHRCTEGDDRSVHLERFVETLGTSADPRWQAAHAALGQARVALEGAKKSMGVENPLDAGVTLPDPQGVLGAFDVVDLADLLGVS; this is encoded by the coding sequence ATGACGCAGCCCACGCCGCCACCCTCGACGCCCTCCGCTCCGCCCGCCGACGCCCCCCCGAAGGGCGACAAGAAGAAGTACCCCGTCAACCTGCCCCAGACGTCCTTCCCCATGAAGGCAAACCTGGTGCAGAACGAGCCCTCGTCGGTCAAGCGATGGCAGGCGACCCGGGTGTACGAGCGCCTGCGCGAGGCCCGCAAGGGCGCCGAGCGGTGGACCTTCCACGACGGCCCCCCGTACGCCAACGGCTCGATCCACCTCGGGCACCTGATGAACAAGTCGCTCAAGGACTTCGTCGTCCGGTCGAAGTCCATGCGCGGGTTCGACGTCCCGTACGTCCCCGGGTGGGACTGCCACGGGCTGCCCATCGAGCACAAGGTCGTGGTCGACCTCGTCGAGAGCGGGAAGTACGAGAAACTCAAGACGCTGGACGGCTGGACGCGCGCCAACGCCATCCGGCGCGAGTGCCAGAAGCACGCCGAGAAGTACATCAAGCTCCAGTCGGGCCAGTTGCAGCGCCTGCTGACGCTCGGCGACTACGCGGACCCCTACCTCACGATGAGCCGCGAGTACGAGGCCGCGACGCTCGAGGTGCTCGCCTCGCTGTGCGAGCGGGGCATCGTCTACCGCGCGCTCAAGCCCGTGCACTGGTCCATCGCGAACGAGACGGCCCTGGCCGACGCGGAACTCGAGTACCAGGACCGCGAGGACCTGTCGGTGTACGTGGACTTCGAGGCCGCCGACCGCGAGGCGGTGTACGACGCCTTCGGGGTGATGCAGAACGCCGATGAGGACGACGCCGAACCGGGTGAGGAAGTAGACGCGGGCGGAGCGGACGCGGAGCGCGCGGAAGAGGACGGTGCGTCGGCGGCGCCCAGGCCCGGCACGCGGCTGCACGTGACGCCCTCGTTCATGATCTGGACGACGACGCCCTGGACGCTGCCGGCGAATCTGGCGATCGCGGTGAACCCGAAGATCGAGTACGCGCTTGTCTGGGTAGACGGGAACGTGACGGTGATGGCGTCCGAGGCCGTAGCGCGCGTGACGCAGGCGGCCAAGGCCGAAGAGGTCGTCGTGCTCGCCACCGCAACGGGCGAGAAGTTGAAAGGCCTGCGGTACCGCCATCCGTTTATGGCGCACGGGCGGGACGGCCATGCGCCCCTCGCCGCCTCGCACGCGGAAAGCGTGTTCACCCTCGTCGACGCCGACTACGTCACGCTCGAGGACGGCACGGGGCTCGTCCACACCGCGCCCGGGCACGGCACCGAGGACTACCAGACCGGCCAGCGCGTCGGCCTGCCCATCTACTGCCCCGTGCAGGGCAACGGCACGTACGACGCGAGCGTTCCCGACTGGCTGCGGGGCCTCGACATCTGGAAGGCGAACGAACTCATCACCAAGCGCCTCCGCGACAGCGGGCACCTGTTTTACTCGCACCGCTTCACGCACAGCTACCCGCACGACTGGCGCAGCAAGACGCCCGTCATCTTCCGCTGCACCGAGCAGTGGTTCGTGAGCGTCGAGCGGTCCTTCGGCGTCGACGGCGACGAGCCCGGCGGCCTGCGCGATCGTTCGCTGCGCGTGACCGCCCCCGACGCCCCGGACAGCGCCCGCGTCCGCTTCGTCCCGGAATGGGGACGCAACCGCATGCGGGGCATGCTCGACAGCCGCCCGGACTGGTGCATCTCGCGCCAGCGCTCGTGGGGCATCCCGATCCCGGCGTTCGAACTGCCCGACGGCACGGTGTTCATGACCGCGGCGTCGTGCCGCGCGGTGGCGAAAGTGATCGCCGACAAGGGCGCCGACGCGTGGTTCACGCTTACGCCTGAGCAGTTGCTCGCGGGGTACGACGCGTCGGGCGATGCCGAGGCGCCGGAGGCGGTGCGCCGCACCCCGGCGCTGCTCGCGCAGGCGAAGAAAGGCGGCGACATCCTCGACGTGTGGTTCGAGTCGGGCTCGTCGTGGAACGCGGTGCTCCGCGCGCGAAACCTGGGCTTTCCGGCGGAGTTGTACCTCGAGGGCAGCGATCAGCACCGCGGGTGGTTCCAGGCGTCGCTGCTGGCGTCGCTGGGGATGACGGGCGGGCCGCCCTTCAAGGCGCTGCTGACGCACGGGTTCATGGTGGACCGCGACGGCAAGAAGCTGAGCAAGAGCCGCCCCGACGCGCATCGCTACGAGGTCGACAGCGTCTGCCAGGAGTTCGGCATCGACGTGATGCGCTGGTGGGTGTCGAGCCTGACGTACGAGAACGACGTGAAGGTGGACGTGGAGTTGTTCGGGCTGGCGGGCGAGGCGTACCGCAAGGTGCGCAACACGCTGCGCTTCATGCTGAGCAACCTGCACGATCTCGACGCGAACCTCGCGACAGGCCCAGCGCTGCCGGACGTGCCCCCCACCTCGATCGACGCGTGGCTGCTGGGCGAGTACAACCGCGTGGCCCGCGCCGTGCTCGAGGGGTACGACCGCTACGACTTCCAGACGGCGCACAAGGCGCTGTACGACTTCTGCAACGACACGCTCTCCGCGACGTACCTGGCGGCGGTCAAAGACCGGCTGTACTGCGATCGCCCGGACTCGCCCCGGCGCCGCCGCACGCAGGTCGTGCTGTGGCGCGTCACCGACGCCCTGTGCCGCCTGCTCGCGCCCGTGCTGTGCCACACGGCCGACGAGGCGTGGCGCGCGCTGCACCGCTGCACCGAAGGCGACGACCGCAGCGTGCACCTCGAGCGATTCGTGGAGACGCTGGGCACATCGGCCGACCCGCGCTGGCAGGCCGCCCACGCGGCCCTCGGGCAGGCGCGCGTCGCGCTGGAGGGCGCGAAGAAGTCGATGGGCGTCGAGAACCCGCTCGACGCGGGGGTGACGCTGCCAGACCCGCAGGGCGTGCTCGGCGCGTTCGACGTCGTCGACCTCGCCGACCTCCTCGGCGTGAGCTAG
- a CDS encoding DUF2617 family protein, whose protein sequence is MNIPPKSNVLQGYQVVLYSRALHPELFQLKGRKVVRDEDYELEAWVLPGQHALRFEHRALCVSELVTDSERGVPQQGIVSAFLCAGERDFEHQFPQDKVNYMTTVQTESLSESLYSATFNEMLDYSRQHQSLSHRWRDEAGACLSVIDIQRMSREVHVQSYHLIASAGLVLRTQTIFEVK, encoded by the coding sequence ATGAACATCCCGCCAAAGTCGAACGTGCTCCAGGGCTATCAGGTGGTCCTGTACAGCCGCGCGCTTCACCCCGAGCTCTTCCAGTTGAAGGGACGCAAAGTTGTCCGCGACGAGGATTACGAGTTGGAGGCCTGGGTGCTCCCCGGGCAGCACGCCCTGCGATTCGAGCACCGCGCACTCTGCGTCAGCGAACTCGTGACCGATTCGGAGCGGGGCGTCCCGCAGCAGGGCATCGTCTCCGCGTTCCTGTGCGCGGGCGAACGCGACTTCGAGCACCAGTTCCCTCAGGACAAGGTCAACTACATGACCACCGTCCAGACCGAGTCGCTCTCCGAGAGCCTCTACTCGGCCACCTTCAACGAGATGCTCGACTACTCGCGTCAGCACCAGTCCCTCTCGCACCGCTGGCGCGACGAGGCCGGGGCCTGCCTGAGCGTCATCGACATCCAGCGGATGAGCCGCGAGGTGCACGTGCAGTCCTACCACCTCATCGCCTCGGCCGGGCTCGTGCTGCGGACGCAGACGATTTTCGAGGTCAAGTGA